In Corynebacterium nuruki S6-4, the following proteins share a genomic window:
- a CDS encoding xanthine dehydrogenase small subunit, with product MTAPHTDIRSTTTMTVNGTPVTTAGAHTSTLDALRDHGLTGCKEGCAEGECGACAVLVARPDDTAAASGAATGTRWVPVNACLVPAAALDGQEVVTAEGLAGTATTRTTTPPAPPTTPGAADLHPVQEEMARAGGSQCGYCTPGFICSMAAEYYRPETEQPFDLHALSGNLCRCTGYRPIRDAALALGTPGADDRLAARRQAPAPAAAHTDITSVTPDGDRARFRRPATLAEALDILRDEPDTTVVAGATDHGVLVNIRGDRPGNVLAVDRLPELRGIRRTADHTDIGAAQTLSEIERTLGREIPLLGRLLPQFASRLIRNSATLGGNLGTCSPIGDTPPALLALEASLLLVSADGEREVPLADYFTGYRQSVRRADELIAAVRIPVPVQPVTAFHKIAKRRFDDISSVAVGYALTVTDGVVAKARIGLGGVAATPLRAYATEQLLEGSTWDAATVARAAAALRAEGSPMSDHRASSAYRTAVLGTSVERFFAETQQTQQAQEGVRS from the coding sequence GTGACTGCACCACACACAGATATCCGGTCCACGACCACGATGACGGTCAACGGGACGCCCGTCACCACGGCCGGGGCCCACACCAGCACACTGGACGCCCTGCGCGACCACGGGCTCACCGGCTGCAAGGAGGGCTGCGCCGAAGGAGAGTGCGGCGCCTGCGCCGTCCTGGTCGCCCGGCCCGACGACACCGCAGCGGCGTCCGGAGCGGCGACCGGGACCCGCTGGGTACCGGTCAACGCCTGCCTGGTCCCCGCCGCCGCGCTCGACGGCCAGGAGGTCGTCACCGCCGAAGGCCTCGCCGGGACAGCGACCACCCGGACCACTACCCCGCCCGCCCCGCCCACCACGCCCGGGGCCGCCGACCTGCACCCGGTGCAGGAGGAGATGGCCCGCGCCGGCGGATCCCAGTGCGGCTACTGCACCCCCGGATTCATCTGCTCGATGGCCGCGGAATACTACCGGCCGGAGACGGAACAGCCCTTCGACCTGCACGCCCTGTCCGGCAACCTGTGCCGGTGCACCGGCTACCGGCCCATCCGGGACGCCGCCCTCGCCCTCGGCACCCCCGGCGCCGACGACCGGCTCGCCGCCCGCCGGCAGGCCCCCGCCCCCGCCGCCGCCCACACCGACATCACCTCGGTGACCCCGGACGGTGACCGGGCCCGGTTCCGCCGCCCCGCCACCCTCGCCGAGGCACTGGACATCCTGCGCGACGAGCCGGACACCACCGTCGTCGCCGGTGCGACCGACCACGGCGTGCTGGTCAACATCCGCGGCGACCGCCCCGGCAACGTCCTGGCGGTCGACCGGCTGCCGGAACTGCGCGGGATCCGCCGCACCGCCGACCACACCGACATCGGGGCCGCGCAGACCCTCTCGGAGATCGAGCGGACCCTCGGCCGGGAGATCCCGCTGCTCGGCCGGCTGCTGCCGCAGTTCGCCTCCCGGCTGATCCGCAACAGCGCCACCCTCGGCGGCAACCTCGGCACCTGCTCCCCCATCGGCGACACGCCCCCGGCACTGCTGGCCCTGGAGGCCTCCCTGCTGCTGGTCTCCGCCGACGGGGAGCGCGAGGTTCCGCTGGCCGACTACTTCACCGGCTACCGGCAGTCGGTGCGCCGTGCCGACGAACTCATCGCCGCGGTGCGCATCCCGGTCCCCGTGCAGCCGGTCACCGCCTTCCACAAGATCGCGAAGCGACGGTTCGACGACATCTCCTCCGTCGCCGTCGGCTACGCGCTCACCGTCACCGACGGTGTGGTGGCGAAGGCCCGGATCGGACTCGGCGGTGTGGCCGCCACCCCGCTGCGCGCCTACGCGACCGAACAGCTGCTGGAGGGCAGCACCTGGGACGCCGCGACGGTCGCCCGCGCCGCCGCGGCACTGCGGGCGGAGGGCTCCCCGATGTCCGACCACCGGGCAAGCTCCGCCTACCGGACCGCGGTGCTCGGCACCTCGGTCGAACGGTTCTTCGCGGAAACGCAACAGACACAACAGGCACAGGAGGGGGTGCGGTCATGA